A genomic segment from Chelonoidis abingdonii isolate Lonesome George chromosome 24, CheloAbing_2.0, whole genome shotgun sequence encodes:
- the NRARP gene encoding notch-regulated ankyrin repeat-containing protein: protein MSQTELSTCSAPQSQRIFQEAVRKGNTKELQSLLQNMTNCEFNVNSFGPEGQTALHQSVIDGNLELVKLLVKFGADIRLANRDGWSALHIAAFGGHQDIVLYLITKAKYSAGSR, encoded by the coding sequence ATGAGCCAGACGGAGCTGTCCACCTGCTCGGCCCCGCAGAGCCAGCGCATCTTCCAAGAGGCGGTGCGCAAGGGCAACACCAAGGAGCTGCAGTCGCTGCTGCAGAACATGACGAACTGCGAGTTCAACGTGAACTCGTTCGGGCCCGAGGGGCAGACGGCCCTGCACCAGTCCGTCATCGACGGCAACCTGGAGCTCGTCAAGCTGCTCGTCAAGTTCGGCGCGGACATCCGCCTGGCCAACCGGGACGGCTGGAGCGCGCTGCACATCGCCGCCTTCGGGGGCCACCAGGACATCGTGCTCTACCTGATCACCAAGGCCAAGTACTCGGCGGGCAGCCGGTGA